The genomic interval TTTTCCTGTCTGTCCAGTATCTGAGTCGGTCTCTCCTCGAACGATAGGTGCAAAGTTAGCTGAAGTGACTCATAGTTaagaacatgcgaaggattcgacatgtacttacgcagcatggagacgtggaacacgttatgaactcccgccagattcggcggtaaaGAAAATCTGTATGCGAGTGTCTCAACTCTCTataggatctcaaatggtctgATAAATCTAGGGCTGAGTTTACCCTTCTTCccgaacctcatcacacccttcatcggtGCGACCTTCACGAAAACATGATCCCCTACTGTGACCTCAAGATCTCGCAGTCTAtgatcagcatagctcttctgacggctctgtgctgtcttcatcctgtcCCGGATCTTGGCCACTAACTCTGCTGTCTGTCTGACAATATCCgtacccaactctgctctctctcctacctcGTCCCAATAAATTGGTGACCTACAATTCCTCCCGTACAATGCCTCGTATGGAGCCGTACCTATCGATGcttgataactgttgttgtatgtgaactccacaagaggtaacTTTGGCTCCCAGCTGCCCTGGAAGTCGATCATGCACGCTTGGAGTaggtcctccagaatctgaatcactctATCTGACTGatcatctgtctgaggatggaaggCGGCATTGAAAATTAACTTCGTACCTAATGCCTGgtgaagactcttccagaatgcaGACGTGAACCTCGGATCCTTGTCTGACACgatggacactggaatcccgtgcagtctgacaatctctctgatgtacagctctgcatactgagtcatggtgaatgtcttCCTGATCGGTAAGAAATGAGCTGATTTAGTGagccgatcaacaatcacccagatggtgTTAAATCCTCCAGTATTCCTCGGAAGCCCTGTCATAAAGTCTAcagtaatattctcccatttccactcgggaatagggagtggtctcagcttccctgaaggtctctgatgctctgccttaacatgctgacaagtcaaacactcggagacGAATCGCAGAATATCCATCTTCATGCCGGCCACCAATACATAGTATctagatccttatacatctttgtactccctGGAAGGAGTACGGGGTGATGTGGGCCTCACTCAAAATATCTGCTGGGAGAGAATCACTTTCAGGAACCCTTAGACAGTCCCTATATCTGACTATGTTGTCCACAATTGCATACAGTCTCTGGCCCTTAGCCTCATCCCTATGTCTCCACTTCTGTAACTGCTCGTCAGAAGTCTGCCATGTCCGGATTCTGTCTCTCAGAGTCGGCTGTACTGTCAGAGTAGCAATATTCGGGGCCTTGCCTCTGGCATAAACTGCAAgctcaaatctctgaatctcatCCTGTAGCGGTCTTTGCACTGACACCAGCTCAAGCCACCCCCTCTGTCGCGTGTTCAGTTCCTTgtgtgtgaagaagtacttcaggctcttatgatctatgaaaatcctgcacttctccccagAAAGATAGTGTTTGCATATCTTCAtggcaaataccactgctgctagCTCGAATTCATGAGTGGGGTAATTCTTATCACGCACATTCAGCTGTCTGGACGCATAGGCTATCACTCTGTCCTGCTGTATCAGAACTGCGTCCAACCCAAGCTTAGATGCATCTGTATATACCACAAACTCTCCTTGACCTGATGGCATAGCTAGTACTGGTGCATTGGTCAATGCTAGCTTCAGTCTGTCAAAGCTCTCTTGGCACTCAGGTCCCCAAACAAActtggcattcttctttgtcaaggcggtcataggcGAAGCCTTGAATAAACTTCCTGTAGTAACCTGCCAATCCCAAGAAACTAAGGATCTCTGTCACACTCTTAGGAACTGACCAATCTCTGATTGCCTCCACTTTGCTAGGGTTGACCTTTATGTCATCCTGTGatacaatgtggcccaagaatgccactctatcaagccaaaactcacatttactgaaCTTGGCATACAA from Primulina eburnea isolate SZY01 chromosome 17, ASM2296580v1, whole genome shotgun sequence carries:
- the LOC140817894 gene encoding uncharacterized protein, translating into MRRGCQAFLASIMLVTEPDSQRLEDIDVVREFPGVFPDDVAGIQPDREVDFLIELMPGTVPISKAPCWLAPTEMKGLKEHIHDLLDKGFIRPNLSPWGTPVLFVKKKDGNMRLCLDYRELNRVTTGSLFKASPMTALTKKNAKFVWGPECQESFDRLKLALTNAPVLAMPSGQGEFVVYTDASKLGLDAVLIQQDRVIAYASRQLNVRDKNYPTHEFELAAVELNTRQRGWLELVSVQRPLQDEIQRFELAVYARGKAPNIATLTVQPTLRDRIRTWQTSDEQLQKWRHRDEAKGQRLYAIVDNIVRYRDCLRVPESDSLPADILSEAHITPYSFQGTDDQSDRVIQILEDLLQACMIDFQGSWEPKLPLVEFTYNNSYQASIGTAPYEALYGRNCRSPIYWDEVGERAELGTDIVRQTAELVAKIRDRMKTAQSRQKSYADHRLRDLEVTVGDHVFVKVAPMKGVMRFGKKANFAPIVRGETDSDTGQTGKETLEQGDPDGQGQVAESF